Proteins co-encoded in one Meiothermus sp. genomic window:
- a CDS encoding uroporphyrinogen-III synthase, whose translation MRIVLTQSEGRLMGLQERLEAMGLEVLRHPLIQTQTLPADLRPLSDCRWWLFSSVAAVRAVLELGTDLRGRCLGAVGRATQQALEEAGSRVDLVAPEETAESLAEAFLAQRPFGFVGLPQGDRARPVLAQRLREAGYTVRSVVVYQTLPAPWPSDLPVPELVLLASPSGVEGLPERVGRSAHLLALGPTTAAALAERGFSYTLVPRPSVEAVVETIQHLRGETCST comes from the coding sequence ATGCGCATCGTCTTAACCCAGTCCGAGGGGCGTTTGATGGGCTTGCAGGAGCGCCTGGAGGCGATGGGCCTCGAGGTGCTGCGCCATCCGCTCATCCAGACCCAAACCCTACCCGCCGACCTGAGACCCCTATCCGACTGCCGCTGGTGGCTGTTTAGCAGCGTGGCCGCGGTGCGGGCCGTGCTCGAGCTGGGTACCGACCTAAGGGGCCGCTGCCTGGGCGCGGTGGGCCGGGCCACCCAGCAGGCCCTGGAAGAGGCCGGCAGTAGGGTAGATCTGGTAGCACCCGAAGAGACCGCCGAGAGCCTGGCCGAAGCCTTCCTGGCCCAGCGGCCTTTTGGTTTTGTGGGGCTGCCGCAGGGCGACCGCGCGCGCCCGGTGCTGGCCCAGCGGCTGCGAGAAGCGGGCTACACGGTGCGGAGTGTGGTGGTCTACCAGACCCTGCCCGCGCCCTGGCCCTCCGATCTGCCGGTTCCGGAGCTGGTGCTACTGGCCAGCCCGTCGGGGGTAGAAGGCTTGCCGGAAAGGGTAGGGCGCAGCGCCCATCTGCTGGCCCTGGGCCCCACCACAGCAGCAGCCCTGGCCGAGCGGGGCTTCTCGTACACCCTGGTACCCAGGCCCAGCGTGGAGGCCGTTGTGGAAACCATCCAGCACCTTCGAGGTGAGACATGCTCGACCTAA
- the hemC gene encoding hydroxymethylbilane synthase: protein MDRVRIATRGSRLALWQAGWVKDQLEQQGAQVELVVVETQGDREGLPFAQMQGQGFFTKAVQDAVLNREADLAVHSYKDLPSARPAGLEIAAVPKREDPREILLVRPEALDEAAPGLPVRLGGQVGTSAVRRQAQLRQLRPDLSLKELRGNVPTRVDKLRRGEYDAILLAYAGLKRLELDLSEFYTQVLPTTVLVPAPAQGALALECRQDDHPLKALLQPLDDPQARRTVGAERGLMQKLAGGCQLALGAWAQETPQGLRLLAWYGGRRYQALAETPEAVAEAVYRQICAEHPEVVCASS from the coding sequence GTGGATAGGGTGCGCATCGCTACCCGCGGCAGCCGCCTGGCGCTGTGGCAGGCGGGCTGGGTGAAGGATCAGCTCGAGCAGCAGGGGGCTCAGGTGGAGCTGGTGGTGGTGGAAACCCAGGGCGACCGGGAGGGCCTGCCCTTTGCCCAGATGCAAGGCCAGGGCTTTTTCACCAAAGCCGTGCAAGACGCAGTGCTGAACAGGGAGGCCGACCTGGCGGTGCATTCGTACAAAGACCTGCCCAGCGCCCGGCCAGCAGGTTTGGAAATTGCCGCCGTGCCCAAAAGAGAAGACCCCCGCGAGATTTTGCTGGTTCGCCCGGAAGCCCTGGACGAAGCTGCACCCGGCCTTCCCGTGCGCCTGGGCGGCCAGGTGGGCACCAGCGCGGTGCGGCGTCAGGCCCAGCTCAGGCAGCTCAGGCCCGACCTGAGCCTGAAGGAACTGCGTGGGAATGTACCGACCCGTGTGGATAAGCTCCGGCGCGGTGAGTACGACGCTATTCTGCTGGCCTATGCCGGCTTGAAGCGGCTCGAGCTGGACTTGAGCGAGTTCTACACCCAGGTGCTGCCCACAACCGTGCTGGTGCCGGCTCCAGCCCAGGGCGCGCTGGCCCTGGAGTGCCGCCAGGACGACCACCCGCTCAAAGCCCTGCTACAACCCCTGGACGACCCCCAGGCCCGCCGCACGGTGGGGGCCGAGCGGGGGCTCATGCAGAAACTGGCCGGGGGCTGTCAGCTGGCCCTGGGGGCCTGGGCCCAGGAAACCCCGCAGGGCCTCAGGCTGCTGGCCTGGTATGGGGGAAGGCGCTACCAGGCGCTGGCCGAAACCCCCGAGGCGGTGGCCGAGGCCGTGTATCGCCAAATTTGTGCAGAGCATCCGGAGGTGGTATGCGCATCGTCTTAA
- a CDS encoding glutamyl-tRNA reductase: MERLALIGVSQRRGGVEALTQWSIWWQNHTPEVAALAAEWVPLLTCNRSEVVLALKEGVALEQARATLVPPQLPRGYAYQGEAALEHLARVAASLDSVNPGEDQIMRQVRLAFDAAQKAGSVGPLTSFAFQSALKIAKRVRREVELAPAQTSLFSLARPALEALLPRPSRVAVVGTGEMGSLAARSLAALPGIELLLVNRTPEKALALAEALGARAMSLSDFLKNPPPLEALVAATPVEGLFDQTFFQGQPQLKVAVDLGMPRNIVPEAARGVVLFDLNLLERLGEERRARLRAELARAELIVAQELEQALVEWAERAIAPAITQMREAYRRTLAELVGERVEPELIERLAHRFAHFPVKGLRGLARRHGPEAAEYFLQEAGLLEVGRG, encoded by the coding sequence ATGGAGCGGTTGGCCCTGATTGGGGTTTCACAGCGGAGGGGCGGGGTCGAAGCCCTGACCCAGTGGAGTATCTGGTGGCAAAACCATACTCCAGAGGTGGCCGCGCTGGCCGCGGAGTGGGTGCCCCTCCTCACCTGCAACCGCAGCGAGGTGGTGCTGGCCCTGAAGGAAGGGGTGGCGCTCGAGCAGGCTCGAGCAACCTTGGTTCCACCCCAGCTTCCACGGGGCTACGCCTACCAGGGCGAGGCTGCCCTGGAGCACCTGGCCCGGGTGGCGGCCTCGCTCGACTCGGTGAACCCCGGCGAGGACCAGATTATGCGGCAGGTGCGCCTGGCCTTCGATGCAGCGCAAAAAGCCGGTAGCGTGGGGCCCCTGACCAGCTTTGCCTTTCAGAGCGCGCTCAAGATTGCCAAGCGGGTTCGCCGGGAGGTGGAGCTGGCCCCGGCCCAGACCTCACTGTTTAGCCTGGCCCGGCCGGCCCTGGAAGCTCTCCTGCCCCGCCCATCGCGGGTGGCGGTGGTGGGTACCGGCGAGATGGGCAGCCTGGCAGCCCGCAGCCTGGCGGCCCTGCCCGGCATCGAGCTTTTGCTGGTGAACCGCACCCCCGAGAAAGCCCTGGCCCTGGCCGAAGCGCTGGGTGCTCGGGCTATGTCGCTCTCCGATTTCCTGAAGAACCCCCCGCCCCTCGAGGCCCTGGTAGCGGCCACGCCGGTGGAGGGTTTGTTCGACCAAACTTTTTTTCAGGGCCAACCCCAGCTCAAGGTGGCAGTAGACCTGGGGATGCCCAGAAACATCGTTCCCGAGGCGGCCAGAGGGGTGGTGCTCTTCGACCTGAACCTGCTGGAACGCCTGGGGGAAGAACGCCGCGCCCGCTTGCGGGCCGAGCTGGCCAGGGCCGAGCTAATCGTGGCCCAGGAGTTGGAGCAGGCCCTGGTCGAGTGGGCCGAGCGGGCCATCGCGCCGGCCATCACCCAGATGCGCGAGGCCTACCGCCGTACTCTGGCCGAGCTGGTGGGTGAGCGGGTGGAACCCGAACTCATCGAGCGGCTGGCCCACCGCTTCGCGCATTTCCCGGTGAAGGGCCTGCGCGGCCTGGCCCGGCGGCATGGCCCCGAGGCCGCCGAGTACTTCCTGCAAGAGGCCGGCCTGCTGGAGGTGGGGCGTGGATAG
- the hemL gene encoding glutamate-1-semialdehyde 2,1-aminomutase translates to MRHSITRSEELFKEAQQVIPGGVNSPVRAFKAVGGTPRFIARAQGAYLWDADGNQLLDYIGSWGPMILGHNHPAVIAAIQQALAEGLSYGAPTEREIRLAQRVREAYPSADLVRFVSSGTEATMSALRLARGYTGRDLIVKFRGNYHGHADSLLVQAGSGLLTGGGGSARSAPSSAGVPQAFAELTLVADYNDPQALEDLFQRYGEQIAAVIFEPVVGNAGVLIPTPAFLEALHRLTRQYGALLIADEVMTGFRLAKGGAVELLGLQPDLICWGKILGGGLPVGAYGGRAEIMQQVAPLGPVYQAGTLSGNPLSMAAGLATLETLFQDPPYARLEAYGAALEKGLQTLFAEAGLPVAINRVGSMITVFFREGPVQTYTAAVASDTERFKAFFHGLLQRGVYWPPSQFEAAFFSLAHGPQELDKTLEAVAQALKEPAAFAG, encoded by the coding sequence ATGCGCCACTCGATCACGCGGTCGGAGGAGTTATTCAAAGAAGCCCAGCAAGTGATACCCGGTGGGGTGAACTCGCCGGTGCGAGCCTTCAAGGCCGTGGGCGGCACGCCGCGCTTCATCGCGCGGGCCCAGGGGGCCTACCTCTGGGATGCCGATGGCAACCAGCTTTTGGATTACATTGGCTCCTGGGGGCCCATGATTCTGGGGCACAACCACCCGGCGGTAATTGCCGCCATCCAGCAGGCCCTGGCCGAAGGGCTGAGCTACGGGGCCCCCACCGAGCGGGAGATCCGGCTGGCCCAGCGGGTGCGGGAGGCCTACCCCAGCGCCGACCTGGTGCGTTTTGTGAGCAGCGGCACCGAGGCCACCATGAGCGCCCTGCGGCTGGCCCGGGGCTACACCGGGCGCGACCTGATCGTGAAGTTCCGGGGCAACTACCACGGCCATGCCGACAGCCTCCTGGTGCAGGCCGGCTCGGGCCTCCTTACCGGGGGCGGGGGCAGCGCCCGCAGCGCCCCCTCGAGCGCCGGGGTGCCCCAGGCCTTCGCCGAGCTGACCCTGGTGGCCGATTACAACGATCCCCAGGCCCTCGAAGACCTCTTCCAGCGCTACGGTGAGCAGATCGCCGCGGTGATCTTCGAACCGGTGGTGGGCAACGCGGGGGTGCTCATCCCCACGCCCGCGTTCCTCGAGGCCCTGCACCGACTGACCCGCCAGTACGGGGCCCTGCTGATCGCCGACGAGGTGATGACCGGCTTCCGCCTGGCCAAGGGGGGCGCGGTGGAGCTTCTGGGCCTGCAACCCGACCTGATCTGCTGGGGCAAGATTCTGGGGGGCGGGCTGCCGGTGGGGGCCTACGGGGGCCGGGCCGAAATCATGCAGCAGGTGGCGCCGCTGGGCCCGGTCTACCAGGCCGGCACCCTGAGCGGAAACCCCCTCTCCATGGCCGCCGGGCTGGCTACCCTGGAGACCCTTTTCCAGGACCCGCCCTATGCCCGGCTCGAGGCCTACGGCGCGGCGCTCGAGAAGGGCCTGCAAACCCTGTTTGCCGAGGCCGGGCTGCCGGTCGCCATCAACCGCGTAGGCTCCATGATTACGGTTTTCTTCCGCGAGGGGCCTGTACAAACCTACACCGCGGCCGTGGCCTCCGACACCGAGCGCTTCAAGGCCTTCTTCCACGGCCTGTTGCAGCGGGGCGTCTACTGGCCCCCCAGCCAGTTCGAGGCCGCCTTCTTCTCACTGGCGCATGGCCCGCAGGAGCTGGACAAAACCCTCGAGGCCGTTGCCCAGGCACTCAAAGAACCCGCAGCCTTTGCGGGATGA
- a CDS encoding ABC transporter substrate-binding protein, with translation MWTRGLLFALLFLTGLGLSQSRTNVRFTLDFAFQGPTAPFLLAQDKGYYTAEGLNVSIDRGFGSADAISKIAAGNYDMGFADFNSLIEFNTRNPNNQLLAVFMVYNTTPAAVFAIKGKGIARPTDLAGKTLAAPAGDAGRRLFPVFAEAVGLDASKVNFINVDVPLREPTLARGQADGITGFYFTSFLNLKNVGVKPEDLVIFKYGDYTQNLYGNAVVVRRDFAQANPQAVAAFLRALVKGFKDVIANPDEGVAAVKRRDGLINEALERERLLLALNTHVLTADSRAFGLGSVRRERVERNIRAVAKAFDLNTTLRVEQVWSERFLPPIAERRVTGPAR, from the coding sequence ATGTGGACTCGAGGTCTGCTTTTTGCCCTGTTATTCCTGACCGGCCTGGGCCTGTCTCAGTCGCGCACCAACGTGCGTTTTACCCTGGACTTTGCTTTTCAGGGGCCCACCGCGCCCTTTTTGCTGGCCCAGGACAAGGGCTACTACACCGCCGAAGGGCTGAACGTGAGCATTGACCGGGGTTTTGGCTCTGCCGATGCCATCAGCAAAATTGCCGCCGGCAACTACGACATGGGCTTTGCAGACTTCAATTCCCTGATCGAGTTCAACACCCGAAACCCCAACAACCAGCTCCTGGCGGTGTTCATGGTCTACAACACCACCCCCGCCGCGGTGTTTGCCATCAAGGGCAAAGGCATTGCCCGCCCCACCGACCTGGCGGGCAAAACCCTGGCCGCCCCCGCAGGCGACGCGGGCCGCCGGCTCTTCCCGGTGTTTGCCGAGGCGGTGGGCCTGGACGCTTCTAAAGTCAACTTCATCAACGTGGACGTGCCGCTGCGCGAGCCCACCCTGGCCCGCGGTCAGGCCGACGGCATCACCGGTTTTTACTTCACCTCCTTCCTCAACCTCAAAAACGTGGGGGTCAAGCCCGAGGATCTGGTCATCTTCAAGTACGGCGACTACACCCAGAACCTCTACGGCAACGCGGTGGTGGTGCGGCGCGACTTCGCCCAGGCCAACCCCCAGGCGGTGGCGGCCTTTTTGCGGGCTCTGGTCAAGGGCTTCAAGGATGTGATCGCCAACCCCGATGAGGGCGTGGCGGCGGTCAAGCGGCGGGACGGGCTCATCAACGAGGCCCTCGAGCGCGAGCGGCTGCTGCTGGCCCTCAACACCCACGTCCTCACCGCCGACAGCCGGGCCTTTGGGCTGGGCTCGGTGCGGCGGGAGCGGGTGGAGCGCAACATCCGCGCGGTTGCCAAAGCCTTCGACCTCAACACCACGTTGCGGGTGGAGCAGGTCTGGAGTGAGCGCTTCCTGCCCCCCATCGCCGAGCGGCGGGTGACCGGCCCGGCGCGATGA
- a CDS encoding ABC transporter ATP-binding protein: MPFIELSNVSLRYDNGYLAVEGVNLSIAQGEFVALVGPSGCGKSTLLRVISGLRPPSSGQATVHGQVVRGPIAGIGMAFQNPTLMPWRTILQNILLPLEVSAQHKQQYRQNPKPYIEAARELMASVGLAGFENAHVWELSGGMQQRASLCRALIHQPEILMLDEPFSALDAFSREDLWQAMQVLYMSRKPTVILVTHDLREAVYLSDTIYTMSTRPGKIAYARRVEFPRPRALELTYEDEFTHIVKELREQIGGLRTQISGLKGVGA, encoded by the coding sequence ATGCCTTTCATCGAGCTTAGCAACGTAAGCCTGCGCTACGACAACGGCTACCTGGCGGTGGAGGGGGTCAACCTCTCCATCGCTCAGGGCGAATTTGTGGCGTTGGTGGGGCCTTCGGGCTGCGGGAAGTCTACGCTCTTGCGGGTAATCTCGGGGCTGCGCCCCCCCAGCAGCGGCCAGGCCACCGTGCACGGTCAGGTGGTGCGGGGGCCTATCGCCGGCATTGGGATGGCCTTCCAGAACCCCACCCTGATGCCCTGGCGCACCATCCTGCAAAACATTCTGTTGCCGCTCGAGGTCTCGGCCCAGCACAAGCAGCAGTACCGGCAGAACCCCAAGCCCTACATCGAGGCAGCCCGCGAGCTGATGGCTTCGGTGGGCCTCGCGGGTTTCGAGAACGCGCACGTCTGGGAGCTTTCGGGCGGGATGCAGCAGCGGGCCAGCCTGTGCCGGGCGCTCATCCATCAGCCCGAAATTCTGATGCTCGACGAGCCCTTCTCGGCGCTCGACGCCTTTAGCCGCGAGGATCTGTGGCAGGCCATGCAGGTGCTCTACATGAGCCGCAAGCCCACGGTAATTCTGGTTACCCACGACCTGCGCGAGGCGGTGTACCTCTCCGACACCATCTACACCATGAGCACCCGCCCCGGCAAAATCGCCTATGCCCGCCGGGTGGAGTTTCCCCGTCCCAGGGCCCTCGAGCTCACCTACGAGGACGAGTTTACCCACATCGTCAAGGAATTGCGCGAGCAGATCGGAGGCCTGCGCACCCAGATCAGCGGCCTGAAGGGGGTGGGCGCGTGA
- a CDS encoding ABC transporter permease: MKPRTRDTLIAAGASVGLFVLWELSVRLFKIPPFVLPAPSQAIASLLPVWGVVVGHAWQTLWTTLAGFGIAVVAGVLLGAAVGTSKPLNLALYPILVGFNSVPKAALVPVLVLWFGIGTVPAILTAFLISFFPIVVNVATGLASVPPELREVLRVLGSSRLEAFTRVSIPFSMPYFFASLKVAITLAFVGAVISEIAASQKGIGYLMTSASSQFNVPLVFGGLLLIAIMGIALYAVFAILERRLVGWAYRSQNA, translated from the coding sequence GTGAAGCCCCGCACCCGCGATACCCTGATTGCCGCCGGGGCGAGCGTGGGCTTGTTTGTGCTGTGGGAGCTCTCGGTGCGGCTCTTCAAGATTCCGCCCTTTGTGCTACCGGCCCCCTCGCAGGCCATCGCGTCGCTGCTTCCGGTCTGGGGGGTGGTGGTGGGCCACGCCTGGCAGACCCTCTGGACGACCCTGGCCGGTTTTGGGATTGCGGTGGTGGCCGGGGTGCTGCTGGGGGCAGCGGTGGGCACCTCCAAGCCCCTGAACCTGGCGTTGTATCCCATCCTGGTGGGCTTTAACAGCGTGCCCAAGGCGGCTCTGGTGCCGGTGCTGGTGCTGTGGTTTGGCATCGGCACGGTGCCAGCCATCCTGACCGCTTTTCTAATCTCGTTCTTCCCCATCGTGGTGAACGTGGCCACCGGGCTGGCCTCGGTGCCGCCGGAGCTGCGGGAGGTGCTGCGGGTGCTGGGCTCGAGCCGCCTCGAGGCCTTTACCAGGGTCTCCATTCCCTTCTCCATGCCCTACTTCTTCGCTTCGCTCAAGGTGGCCATCACCCTGGCCTTCGTGGGCGCGGTCATCTCCGAGATCGCCGCCTCGCAAAAGGGCATCGGCTACCTGATGACCTCGGCCAGCTCGCAGTTCAACGTGCCGCTGGTCTTCGGCGGGCTCTTGCTCATCGCAATCATGGGCATTGCCCTCTATGCGGTATTTGCCATTTTGGAGCGCCGCCTGGTGGGCTGGGCCTACCGCAGCCAGAACGCCTGA
- the uraD gene encoding 2-oxo-4-hydroxy-4-carboxy-5-ureidoimidazoline decarboxylase has translation MNLEAVNLLSKEAFVERVGWVFEHSPWIAEQAWAQRPWASLEALQQSLVQVVQQAPKEAQLALLRAHPDLGSRARMAPASVAEQKGAGLDALSPAEYERIQALNRAYTGKFGFPFILAVRGKTKADIFQAMEQRLHNSPEVEFQTALEEVFKIARFRLADLLQRE, from the coding sequence ATGAACCTTGAAGCAGTAAATCTTCTCTCCAAAGAAGCCTTTGTCGAACGGGTGGGCTGGGTCTTCGAGCACTCGCCCTGGATCGCCGAGCAGGCCTGGGCGCAGCGGCCCTGGGCCAGCCTCGAGGCCCTGCAGCAAAGCCTGGTGCAGGTGGTGCAGCAGGCCCCCAAGGAGGCCCAGCTCGCCCTCCTGCGGGCCCACCCCGACCTGGGCAGCCGCGCCCGCATGGCCCCCGCCTCGGTAGCAGAGCAAAAGGGGGCTGGCCTGGATGCCCTCTCCCCCGCCGAGTACGAGCGCATTCAGGCCCTGAACCGGGCCTACACCGGGAAATTCGGCTTCCCCTTCATCCTGGCGGTGCGAGGCAAAACCAAGGCCGACATCTTCCAGGCCATGGAGCAAAGGCTCCACAATTCCCCGGAGGTGGAGTTCCAGACGGCCCTGGAGGAAGTCTTCAAAATTGCCCGTTTCCGCCTGGCCGACCTGCTGCAAAGAGAATAA
- a CDS encoding urate hydroxylase PuuD gives MNPLNQDRLRIVKWPWVLALLALFAVAVALTLANGWQAHAREWLNLVVRWLHIIYGIAWIGASFYFIFLENALERPGVRAELSGNIWAIHGGGIYYLEKYKTAPRELPRYLHWFKWDAYLTWVTGFLLLIIVYYADPRTILLAPGSTLPGWAAIAIAIGSLVAAWLIYVGLSSTQLLYRPALFLLVGGVLVALAAYLLGQVFSGRGTFMHIGAMLGTIMAANVFFVIIPSQKKLVRAAQQGEALDPNFVAWVQLRSRHNNYLTLPVLFTMIAHHFPMTYNNGANWLILILLFVAGVAVRHFINVTEKEHHKTLIEGGAMPYLLVLAAALLLGAFYLTAPRQSLEAQGQPPVAFAEVQAIIAAHCQMCHAARPTQPGFASAPGGVMLETPEQIVGYAQKIKQVTVDTQYMPLLVPGVPPMTPEQRARLGAWVAQGAPRP, from the coding sequence ATGAACCCCCTGAACCAAGACCGACTGCGAATCGTCAAGTGGCCCTGGGTGCTGGCCCTCCTGGCCCTCTTCGCTGTGGCGGTGGCCCTCACCCTGGCGAACGGCTGGCAGGCCCACGCCCGGGAGTGGCTCAACCTGGTGGTGCGCTGGCTGCACATCATCTACGGCATCGCCTGGATTGGGGCCAGCTTCTACTTCATCTTTCTGGAGAACGCCCTCGAGCGCCCGGGTGTACGGGCCGAACTCTCCGGCAACATCTGGGCCATCCACGGCGGCGGCATCTACTACCTGGAGAAGTACAAAACCGCCCCCAGGGAGCTGCCCCGATACCTGCACTGGTTCAAGTGGGACGCCTACCTCACCTGGGTTACGGGCTTCTTGCTGCTCATCATCGTCTACTACGCCGACCCCCGTACCATCCTGCTGGCCCCCGGCAGCACCCTGCCGGGCTGGGCGGCCATCGCGATTGCCATCGGAAGCCTGGTAGCGGCCTGGCTCATTTACGTGGGGCTTTCCAGCACCCAACTGCTCTACCGCCCAGCTCTGTTTTTGCTGGTGGGCGGGGTGCTGGTCGCGCTGGCGGCCTATCTGCTGGGTCAGGTCTTTAGCGGGCGCGGCACTTTTATGCACATCGGGGCCATGCTGGGCACCATCATGGCCGCCAACGTGTTTTTTGTGATCATCCCCTCACAGAAAAAGCTGGTGCGGGCCGCGCAGCAGGGCGAGGCCCTCGACCCCAACTTCGTGGCCTGGGTGCAGCTTCGCTCCCGCCACAACAACTACCTCACCCTGCCGGTGCTCTTCACCATGATCGCCCACCACTTCCCCATGACCTATAACAACGGGGCAAACTGGCTCATCCTGATCCTGCTCTTTGTGGCCGGGGTGGCGGTGCGGCACTTCATCAACGTGACCGAGAAAGAGCACCACAAAACCCTGATTGAAGGCGGGGCCATGCCCTACCTGCTGGTGCTGGCGGCGGCTTTGCTCCTGGGGGCTTTCTACCTGACCGCCCCGCGCCAGAGCCTCGAGGCCCAGGGCCAGCCACCTGTGGCCTTTGCCGAGGTGCAGGCCATCATCGCGGCGCACTGCCAGATGTGCCACGCGGCCCGCCCCACCCAGCCGGGCTTTGCCTCGGCGCCGGGCGGGGTGATGCTCGAGACCCCCGAGCAGATTGTGGGGTATGCCCAGAAAATCAAGCAGGTTACGGTAGACACCCAGTACATGCCCCTGCTGGTGCCGGGGGTTCCGCCCATGACCCCCGAGCAACGGGCCAGGCTGGGGGCCTGGGTGGCCCAGGGCGCGCCGAGGCCGTAG
- the uraH gene encoding hydroxyisourate hydrolase, with product MARLSTHVLDTAHGRPAAGLDLELYRIGPAGERTLVTTARTNADGRTDTPLLSGETIPVGLYELVFHVAAYFKAQGVPLPDPPFLDKVPIRFGIAEARGHYHVPLLIAPYGYSTYRGS from the coding sequence ATGGCACGCCTCTCGACCCATGTGCTGGACACCGCCCACGGCCGCCCCGCGGCGGGGCTCGACCTCGAGCTCTACCGCATCGGCCCCGCGGGCGAGCGCACCTTGGTGACCACGGCCCGCACCAACGCCGATGGCCGCACCGATACCCCCTTGCTCTCGGGCGAGACCATCCCGGTGGGCCTGTACGAGCTGGTCTTCCACGTGGCCGCCTACTTCAAGGCCCAGGGCGTCCCCCTGCCCGACCCCCCCTTTCTGGACAAGGTGCCCATCCGCTTCGGCATCGCCGAGGCTCGAGGGCACTACCACGTACCGCTCCTCATCGCGCCCTATGGCTACAGCACCTACCGGGGTAGCTGA
- a CDS encoding allantoate amidohydrolase yields the protein MNLSDTDFSQLAQEALERCLALGRLSEEAGRLTRTFLSPPMREVHRLLAAWMQELGMAVRVDAVGNLIGRYPGQTPDAPALLMGSHVDTVRDAGRYDGLLGVTLALAVVKALEGRRLPFAIEVIAFSEEEGVRFGVPFLGSKAIVGRFEPELLKLQDAEGQTVEAAIRAFGLEPAQIPQAAYNPAQVRGFLEFHIEQGPVLEALGYPLGLVEGIVGQSRLEVAFRGKAGHAGTAPMHLRKDALAGAAEWITLVEREAREEPGLVATVGMITALPGAANVIPGEVQMSLDVRHLEDEIRSLAVANLITRAQQVAQRRGLELGYRTLYEQPAVPCDPGLNALLAEALEAQGYPVHRMVSGAGHDAMIMAALCPATMLFLRSPGGLSHHPEESVWPQDVEAALRVGLDFLHRLAAEVL from the coding sequence ATGAATCTTTCCGATACCGACTTCTCCCAACTGGCCCAGGAAGCCCTCGAGCGCTGCCTGGCCCTGGGCCGCCTGTCCGAAGAAGCAGGCCGCCTGACCCGCACCTTCCTCTCCCCCCCCATGCGGGAGGTGCACCGGCTGCTTGCCGCCTGGATGCAGGAGCTGGGCATGGCGGTGCGGGTGGACGCGGTGGGGAACCTGATCGGGCGCTACCCCGGCCAGACCCCCGACGCCCCGGCCCTGCTGATGGGCTCCCACGTGGACACCGTGCGCGATGCGGGCCGGTACGACGGCCTTCTGGGGGTAACGCTGGCGCTGGCGGTGGTGAAAGCCCTGGAGGGCCGCAGGCTGCCCTTTGCCATCGAGGTGATTGCCTTCTCGGAAGAGGAGGGGGTGCGGTTTGGGGTACCCTTCCTGGGGAGCAAGGCCATCGTCGGGCGGTTCGAGCCGGAGCTGCTAAAGCTGCAAGATGCCGAGGGACAGACGGTCGAGGCGGCCATCCGGGCCTTTGGCTTGGAGCCCGCCCAGATTCCCCAGGCCGCCTATAACCCCGCCCAGGTCAGGGGGTTTCTGGAGTTTCACATCGAGCAGGGGCCGGTACTGGAGGCCCTGGGGTATCCGCTGGGCCTGGTGGAAGGCATCGTGGGGCAGAGCCGGCTCGAGGTGGCCTTCCGCGGCAAGGCCGGGCACGCCGGCACCGCGCCCATGCACCTGCGCAAGGACGCCCTGGCCGGGGCCGCCGAGTGGATTACCCTGGTCGAGCGCGAGGCCCGCGAGGAGCCGGGCCTGGTGGCTACGGTGGGCATGATCACCGCATTGCCTGGGGCGGCCAACGTAATTCCGGGGGAGGTGCAGATGAGCCTGGATGTGCGCCACCTCGAGGACGAGATCCGCAGCCTGGCGGTCGCCAACCTGATCACCCGGGCCCAGCAGGTGGCCCAGCGCCGGGGCCTCGAGCTCGGCTACCGCACCCTGTACGAGCAGCCCGCGGTGCCCTGCGACCCCGGCCTGAACGCGCTGCTGGCCGAGGCCCTGGAGGCCCAGGGCTACCCGGTGCACCGGATGGTCTCGGGGGCCGGGCACGACGCCATGATTATGGCGGCCCTGTGCCCCGCCACCATGCTGTTCCTGCGCAGCCCCGGCGGCCTCTCGCACCACCCGGAGGAGTCGGTCTGGCCGCAGGACGTGGAAGCCGCCCTGCGGGTGGGCCTGGACTTTTTGCACAGGCTGGCAGCCGAAGTTCTGTAG